A single region of the Aeromicrobium chenweiae genome encodes:
- a CDS encoding ASCH domain-containing protein yields the protein MTAEELDAFWSVARHQTRTNPVPGYLGTFSGEALIPPAWAFGATPEQADELVALVLDGTKTATAGAAWDYEHEDERLPRVGDLAIVLDGAQHPRALIEVMRVDVVPFDDVGAEHAHLEGEGDRSLEHWREVHERFFTEHASHDRGFDPAMPVVLERFRVLYPR from the coding sequence ATGACTGCCGAGGAGCTCGACGCCTTCTGGTCCGTGGCCCGCCACCAGACCCGCACCAACCCCGTGCCCGGCTACCTGGGCACGTTCTCCGGCGAGGCGCTGATCCCGCCGGCGTGGGCCTTCGGCGCGACGCCCGAGCAGGCCGACGAGCTCGTCGCGCTCGTGCTCGACGGCACCAAGACCGCCACGGCCGGCGCCGCGTGGGACTACGAGCACGAGGACGAGCGGCTGCCCCGGGTCGGTGACCTCGCGATCGTCCTCGACGGCGCGCAGCACCCCCGCGCGCTGATCGAGGTGATGCGGGTCGACGTCGTGCCGTTCGACGACGTCGGCGCCGAGCACGCCCACCTCGAGGGCGAGGGCGATCGATCCCTGGAGCACTGGCGCGAGGTGCACGAGCGGTTCTTCACCGAGCACGCGAGCCACGACCGCGGCTTCGACCCGGCGATGCCGGTCGTCCTCGAACGCTTCCGAGTCCTCTACCCCCGCTGA
- a CDS encoding pyridoxal phosphate-dependent decarboxylase family protein, protein MSTDDLLRRLEQLRAHDLPTHGGRTLAYVYDSGLADADELGKHALAMYASTNGLDPTAFPSLLAMEKELVAFARPLFHGTADTVGTVTSGGTESILLAVQTARDAHPVAAPVMIVPTTIHAAFAKAAHYFGVERVAVDVDPVTRRADPVAMAAAMDTYGERVVLVAASAPSYAHGVVDPIEAIAAETSARGLRLHVDACIGGWVLPWAERLGHDVAPWDFRVPGVTSLSADLHKYAYTPKGVSLLLHATPGLRRPQFFASADWPGYTMLNATMQSTKSGGPLAAAWAVVHLIGDDGYLDLVRTTLDGTAALASGIAEQQHVRLVTRPDASLVTLETDGSCDVFTISDEMLARGWFVQPQMSFRDMPASLHLTVSAATAPAVPEFLTALAESVDAAVAAGPVAVDEGLREAAASIDPAALDDDAFDGLLALAGLGSGTGEVGVPTQMAPVNALLDVAPPALREALLIAFLDRLSR, encoded by the coding sequence GTGTCGACTGACGACCTCCTGCGCCGGCTCGAGCAGCTGCGCGCCCACGACCTGCCCACCCACGGCGGACGCACCCTTGCGTACGTCTACGACTCGGGCCTGGCCGACGCCGACGAGCTCGGCAAGCACGCGCTGGCGATGTACGCCTCGACCAACGGGCTCGACCCCACCGCCTTCCCGAGCCTGCTGGCGATGGAGAAGGAGCTCGTCGCGTTCGCCCGGCCGCTGTTCCACGGGACGGCCGACACCGTGGGGACCGTGACGTCCGGCGGCACCGAGTCGATCCTCCTGGCCGTGCAGACCGCGCGGGACGCCCATCCGGTCGCCGCGCCCGTGATGATCGTGCCGACCACGATCCATGCCGCGTTCGCCAAGGCAGCGCACTACTTCGGCGTCGAGCGCGTCGCGGTCGACGTGGACCCGGTGACCAGGCGAGCCGACCCGGTCGCGATGGCCGCGGCGATGGACACGTACGGCGAGCGGGTCGTGCTCGTCGCCGCGTCGGCGCCGTCGTACGCGCACGGGGTCGTCGACCCGATCGAGGCGATCGCCGCCGAGACCTCCGCCCGCGGCCTCCGGCTCCACGTCGACGCCTGCATCGGCGGCTGGGTGCTGCCCTGGGCCGAGCGGCTCGGGCACGACGTCGCGCCGTGGGACTTCCGGGTGCCCGGCGTCACGAGCCTGTCGGCGGACCTCCACAAGTACGCGTACACGCCGAAGGGCGTCTCGCTGCTCCTGCACGCGACACCCGGGCTGAGGCGCCCGCAGTTCTTCGCCAGCGCCGACTGGCCCGGCTACACGATGCTCAACGCCACGATGCAGTCGACGAAGTCCGGTGGACCCCTCGCGGCCGCCTGGGCGGTCGTGCACCTGATCGGCGACGACGGCTATCTCGACCTCGTCCGCACGACCCTCGACGGCACCGCCGCGCTCGCGTCCGGGATCGCGGAACAGCAGCACGTCCGGCTCGTGACGCGTCCCGACGCGTCCCTCGTGACGTTGGAGACCGACGGCAGCTGCGACGTCTTCACGATCAGCGACGAGATGCTGGCGCGCGGCTGGTTCGTCCAGCCGCAGATGTCCTTCCGCGACATGCCGGCGTCCCTGCACCTGACGGTCAGCGCCGCGACCGCGCCGGCCGTGCCCGAGTTCCTCACCGCACTCGCCGAGTCGGTGGACGCCGCCGTCGCCGCGGGCCCCGTCGCGGTCGACGAGGGTCTGCGCGAGGCGGCGGCCTCGATCGATCCTGCCGCTCTGGACGACGACGCGTTCGACGGGCTCCTGGCGCTGGCCGGGCTCGGGTCGGGCACGGGCGAGGTGGGCGTGCCGACGCAGATGGCGCCGGTCAACGCCCTGCTCGACGTCGCCCCGCCCGCGCTGCGCGAGGCGCTGCTCATCGCGTTCCTCGACCGGCTCTCCCGCTAG
- a CDS encoding MFS transporter → MAVPLAPAVRRGYALGSVATGTFGTVPGLLLLPYLTDSLGIAAVVASVIVFVPKAWDVLLNPVAGRISDRSSGPGGRRRPFLLKGGLVLAVCFALLFAGPTEPSFLAGAWVVVWFLACATAYAFFQVPYVAMPAEMTLDYAERTRLMTWRVVVLALAILLSGATAPMVVNAFGGDETAKGYRFMGAYVALILVVGVVGAWRGTRDAPEHRVETAGGSLRDQLRLVGASHDFRVLLTTFVLQAVGVGAMLAGVAYVADDLLDSSAASTILFAAFVAPALLVTPLWERYAQRRGKRSGYLISSTFLVIGSVLLILARQDQELVVYLAAAVVGTGYAGAQVFPMAMLPDVAAHDARTSGENRIGVFTGVWTAGETLGLAIGPGLFALILAIGGYVSSTDHAADQPDSALTAIAIGFSLVPAALIALSMLFLRRYSLDSTRTTLPEGDRVD, encoded by the coding sequence ATGGCCGTCCCGCTCGCCCCTGCGGTACGGAGGGGCTATGCCTTGGGCAGTGTCGCCACCGGGACGTTCGGCACCGTGCCGGGGCTGCTGCTCCTGCCGTACCTGACCGACTCGCTCGGCATCGCCGCCGTCGTCGCGAGCGTCATCGTCTTCGTCCCCAAGGCCTGGGACGTCCTGCTCAACCCGGTCGCCGGACGGATCAGCGACCGGTCGTCGGGGCCGGGCGGACGGCGCCGGCCGTTCCTGCTCAAGGGCGGACTGGTGCTGGCGGTCTGCTTCGCCCTGCTCTTCGCCGGGCCGACCGAGCCGTCCTTCCTGGCCGGCGCCTGGGTCGTCGTCTGGTTCCTCGCCTGCGCCACGGCGTACGCGTTCTTCCAGGTCCCGTACGTCGCGATGCCCGCGGAGATGACGCTGGACTACGCCGAACGGACCCGCCTGATGACCTGGCGGGTCGTCGTCCTGGCCCTCGCGATCCTGCTGTCGGGGGCCACCGCCCCGATGGTCGTGAACGCGTTCGGCGGTGATGAGACGGCGAAGGGCTACCGGTTCATGGGGGCGTACGTCGCGCTGATCCTCGTCGTCGGCGTGGTCGGCGCGTGGCGGGGCACGCGGGACGCGCCCGAGCACCGGGTCGAGACCGCGGGCGGCTCGCTGCGCGACCAGCTGCGGCTCGTCGGCGCCTCCCACGACTTCCGGGTGCTGCTGACGACGTTCGTCCTGCAGGCCGTGGGGGTCGGCGCGATGCTCGCCGGCGTGGCGTACGTCGCGGACGACCTGCTCGACTCGAGCGCGGCGTCCACGATCCTGTTCGCCGCGTTCGTCGCCCCCGCCCTGCTCGTGACGCCGCTCTGGGAGCGGTACGCCCAGCGGCGCGGCAAGCGGTCCGGCTACCTGATCTCGTCGACGTTCCTGGTCATCGGGTCGGTGCTGCTGATCCTGGCCCGCCAGGACCAGGAGCTCGTGGTCTACCTGGCCGCGGCCGTCGTCGGGACCGGGTACGCGGGGGCCCAGGTCTTCCCCATGGCCATGCTGCCGGACGTGGCGGCGCACGACGCCCGCACCTCCGGCGAGAACCGGATCGGGGTCTTCACGGGGGTCTGGACCGCCGGCGAGACCCTGGGCCTCGCGATCGGGCCGGGCCTGTTCGCGCTGATCCTCGCGATCGGCGGCTACGTCTCCTCGACCGACCACGCCGCCGACCAGCCCGACAGCGCCCTCACCGCGATCGCGATCGGCTTCTCCCTGGTCCCGGCCGCCCTGATCGCGCTCAGCATGCTGTTCCTGCGGCGGTACTCACTCGACTCCACCCGCACCACCCTCCCGGAAGGCGACCGTGTCGACTGA
- a CDS encoding MFS transporter, with protein sequence MSQLGVLVLVSEATDSYGVGGAAAGILAVANAIGSPIFGSLSDRIGQRPVVLVQSLAGAAGLAGVVAVTDPDAPRLVIFAMAAVTGFAIPQVGPLARVRWRPITKDKGDQRRLVDAAFSYEGAADEASFVLGPAMIGVLAIVAEPSGALLAAAALLAIFGSWFAIHPTSALVARRTVTEGVSREPLWTGVFVVLVLAQLCIGMIFGSVQTGTTVLATAEGQAGLAGLIHAVLGVGSVIAGLAITGLPERVLYATRMAVASIGLLVLTSPLLLVDSLPALVAVIALMGFAVAPYMISNFALAGILVPVNKVSTAMTMLAGATGIGYALGAAVAGRLADVHGHTAAFAVTVAAAGLAVVIALASNRALRSAVPVDQGY encoded by the coding sequence ATGAGCCAGCTCGGAGTCCTCGTCCTGGTGAGCGAGGCGACCGACAGCTACGGCGTCGGAGGGGCGGCGGCCGGCATCCTCGCGGTGGCCAACGCGATCGGCTCACCGATCTTCGGCTCGCTGTCGGACCGCATCGGACAGCGACCCGTCGTGCTGGTGCAGTCGCTGGCGGGAGCGGCCGGCCTGGCCGGCGTCGTCGCGGTGACCGACCCGGACGCACCGCGACTCGTCATCTTCGCGATGGCTGCCGTGACGGGCTTCGCGATCCCGCAGGTGGGGCCGCTGGCGCGCGTCCGCTGGCGCCCGATCACCAAGGACAAGGGCGACCAGCGCCGCCTCGTCGACGCGGCGTTCTCGTACGAGGGTGCTGCGGACGAGGCCTCCTTCGTGCTGGGCCCCGCGATGATCGGCGTGCTCGCGATCGTCGCCGAGCCGTCGGGCGCGCTGCTCGCGGCGGCCGCGTTGCTGGCGATCTTCGGCTCCTGGTTCGCGATCCACCCCACGTCGGCGCTGGTGGCCCGGCGGACCGTCACCGAGGGGGTGAGTCGCGAGCCGCTGTGGACCGGGGTCTTCGTCGTCCTGGTCCTGGCCCAGCTGTGCATCGGCATGATCTTCGGCAGCGTGCAGACCGGCACGACGGTCCTCGCGACGGCCGAGGGTCAGGCCGGCCTGGCCGGACTCATCCACGCGGTCCTCGGCGTCGGCAGCGTCATCGCCGGCCTCGCGATCACCGGGCTGCCCGAGCGGGTGCTGTACGCGACGCGGATGGCCGTCGCCTCGATCGGCCTGCTGGTGCTGACGTCGCCGCTCCTGCTGGTGGACTCGCTCCCGGCCCTCGTCGCGGTCATCGCGCTGATGGGCTTCGCGGTCGCGCCGTACATGATCAGCAACTTCGCTCTCGCGGGCATCCTCGTCCCCGTGAACAAGGTGAGCACCGCGATGACGATGCTGGCCGGTGCGACCGGCATCGGCTACGCCCTCGGCGCGGCCGTCGCCGGACGCCTCGCCGACGTGCACGGCCACACCGCCGCGTTCGCGGTCACCGTCGCAGCGGCAGGACTGGCCGTCGTCATCGCCCTGGCATCCAACCGGGCCCTGCGGTCGGCCGTCCCGGTCGACCAGGGCTACTGA
- a CDS encoding GNAT family N-acetyltransferase produces the protein MPDFRHPAPLTGRHVRLEPLTPEHAEGVLAAADTDDVFRWLSFDRPHDPSEARELVDRYLTDPALVAWAQVDTATGRVAGLTTYYDVDETLRTVAIGYTWLGSAHWRSGINSEAKLLLLQRAFEDLGCVRVVWHTDIFNQRSQDAIARLGAQREGVLRKHRIRRDGTWRDTVLFSMTDDEWPAARDRLSARLDR, from the coding sequence ATGCCAGACTTCCGCCACCCCGCGCCCCTGACCGGCCGACACGTCCGCCTCGAACCGCTGACTCCCGAGCACGCCGAGGGGGTGCTCGCGGCAGCCGACACGGACGACGTCTTCCGATGGCTGTCGTTCGACCGGCCCCACGACCCGTCGGAGGCCCGCGAGCTCGTGGACCGCTACCTGACCGACCCGGCGCTGGTCGCGTGGGCGCAGGTCGACACGGCCACGGGGCGCGTGGCGGGCCTGACGACGTACTACGACGTCGACGAGACCCTGCGCACCGTCGCGATCGGCTACACGTGGCTGGGCTCGGCGCACTGGCGCTCCGGGATCAACTCCGAGGCCAAGCTCCTGCTGCTGCAGCGCGCGTTCGAGGACCTCGGCTGCGTCCGCGTCGTGTGGCACACCGACATCTTCAACCAGCGCTCCCAGGACGCGATCGCCCGGCTCGGGGCGCAGCGCGAGGGCGTCCTGCGCAAGCACCGCATCCGCCGCGACGGCACGTGGCGAGACACCGTCCTGTTCTCGATGACGGACGACGAGTGGCCCGCCGCACGCGACCGACTGTCCGCTCGACTCGACCGCTGA
- a CDS encoding Lrp/AsnC family transcriptional regulator gives MAKDVRELDDIDARIVAALRSQGRLPNNALADKVGIAASTCLTRLRSLVDRGVIAGFHAEVDPAWLGRPIQAMIAVRLRSDARGSITEFSDRLAGMTEVLNVYFLAGADDFHVHVAARDPEDLRSFVVDHLSSAPEVALTETNLIFEHKRGRLAE, from the coding sequence GTGGCGAAGGATGTTCGTGAGCTGGACGACATCGACGCGCGCATCGTCGCGGCCCTGCGCAGCCAGGGCCGGCTGCCGAACAACGCGCTGGCCGACAAGGTCGGCATCGCGGCCTCCACCTGCCTCACCAGGCTGCGCAGCCTCGTCGACCGCGGGGTCATCGCGGGCTTCCATGCCGAGGTCGATCCCGCGTGGCTCGGTCGCCCGATCCAGGCGATGATCGCGGTGCGCCTGCGCAGCGACGCCCGCGGCTCGATCACGGAGTTCTCCGACCGCCTCGCGGGCATGACGGAGGTGCTCAACGTCTACTTCCTCGCCGGGGCCGACGACTTCCACGTCCACGTCGCGGCCCGCGACCCCGAGGACCTGCGGTCGTTCGTCGTCGACCACCTGAGCTCGGCCCCGGAGGTGGCCCTGACGGAGACCAACCTGATCTTCGAGCACAAGCGGGGCCGGCTGGCCGAATGA
- a CDS encoding ABC-F family ATP-binding cassette domain-containing protein yields the protein MSATLVAKALSGGHAHRTLFEGLDLTIAPGDVVGLVGANGAGKSTLLRILAGETAPLSGTVSAAPSDAFVGWLPQEHERRDGETIAQYLARRTGAAGAAEAMEATAAALGSGDAGADDAYAAALDRWMASGAPDLEDRVPAVLGDLRLDVAGDTLMTSLSGGQAARVGLAALLLSRFDVVLLDEPTNDLDLDGLERLERLVTGMRAGIVVVSHDREFLARCVTRVVELDLAQQQVHVHDGGYDSFLAERAVARRHAREAYEQFAGTKADLVSRARTQREWSSQGVRNAMKKSPDNDKIRRRAQSESSEKQAQKVRQMESRIARLDEVEEPRKEWELRFDIAAAPRSSAVVATLDAAVVRRGDFQLGPVSVQVAAGDRIGITGPNGAGKTTLLELLLGHVAPDDGRASQGVSLSVGEIDQARSVLPDDQTLGDAFEAAVPDLSPAEARTLLAKFGLKADQVGSPVARLSPGERTRAAMALLQGRAVNVLVLDEPTNHLDLPAIEQLEQALAAYDGALLLVSHDRRLLDNVSLDQRWHVERGQVELT from the coding sequence ATGAGTGCCACCCTGGTCGCGAAGGCCCTGTCCGGGGGACACGCCCACCGGACCCTCTTCGAGGGGCTCGACCTGACGATCGCCCCCGGTGACGTCGTGGGGCTCGTGGGAGCCAACGGCGCCGGCAAGTCGACCCTGCTGCGGATCCTCGCCGGCGAGACCGCGCCCCTGTCCGGAACGGTCTCCGCAGCCCCGTCGGACGCCTTCGTCGGCTGGCTCCCCCAGGAGCACGAGCGGCGCGACGGCGAGACGATCGCCCAGTACCTCGCCCGTCGCACGGGCGCTGCGGGTGCGGCCGAGGCGATGGAGGCGACCGCCGCGGCCCTGGGCTCCGGCGACGCAGGGGCCGATGACGCGTACGCGGCGGCGCTCGACCGCTGGATGGCGTCCGGCGCACCGGACCTGGAGGACCGGGTGCCGGCCGTCCTCGGCGACCTGCGCCTCGACGTGGCGGGCGACACCCTGATGACCTCGCTGTCGGGTGGCCAGGCCGCCCGCGTGGGCCTGGCCGCGCTGCTGCTCAGCCGGTTCGACGTCGTCCTGCTGGACGAGCCCACCAACGACCTCGACCTGGACGGGCTCGAGCGGCTCGAGCGGCTGGTGACGGGGATGCGGGCGGGCATCGTCGTGGTCTCCCACGACCGAGAGTTCCTCGCGCGGTGCGTGACACGCGTCGTCGAGCTCGACCTCGCCCAGCAGCAGGTGCACGTGCACGACGGGGGCTACGACTCCTTCCTCGCCGAGCGTGCGGTCGCGCGGCGCCACGCCCGCGAGGCGTACGAGCAGTTCGCGGGCACGAAGGCCGATCTGGTCTCGCGGGCGCGCACCCAGCGCGAGTGGAGCTCCCAGGGCGTCCGCAACGCGATGAAGAAGAGCCCCGACAACGACAAGATCCGCCGCCGTGCGCAGAGCGAGTCGTCGGAGAAGCAGGCGCAGAAGGTGCGCCAGATGGAGTCGCGGATCGCCCGCCTCGACGAGGTCGAGGAGCCGCGCAAGGAGTGGGAGCTGCGCTTCGACATCGCTGCGGCGCCGCGATCGAGCGCGGTGGTGGCCACCCTCGACGCCGCCGTCGTCCGGCGCGGGGACTTCCAGCTGGGGCCGGTGTCGGTGCAGGTCGCTGCCGGCGACCGGATCGGCATCACCGGCCCGAACGGTGCCGGCAAGACCACGCTGCTCGAGCTCCTGCTGGGCCACGTGGCGCCCGATGACGGACGCGCCTCGCAGGGCGTGTCGCTCTCGGTCGGCGAGATCGACCAGGCGCGCTCCGTGCTGCCCGACGACCAGACGCTGGGCGACGCGTTCGAGGCGGCGGTCCCGGACCTGTCACCCGCGGAGGCGCGGACCCTCCTGGCCAAGTTCGGCCTCAAGGCCGATCAGGTCGGCAGTCCCGTCGCGCGGCTGTCCCCGGGGGAGCGCACCCGCGCCGCGATGGCGCTGCTGCAGGGTCGGGCCGTCAACGTCCTGGTCCTCGACGAGCCCACCAACCACCTCGACCTGCCCGCGATCGAGCAGCTCGAGCAGGCCCTGGCGGCGTACGACGGCGCCCTGCTGCTCGTCTCCCACGACCGGCGGCTGCTCGACAACGTCAGCCTCGACCAGCGCTGGCACGTCGAGCGCGGCCAGGTCGAGCTGACCTGA
- a CDS encoding MFS transporter, producing MPPTRARVATFGVFGLNGFVLGMWIVNIPTIKDRTGVDQADLGLMLLVLGAMAWVGMQLAGPAIDRYGSRPVVTVSAVGLAATIPGPALATDGRQLVLALAVVGFFNGIVDVSQNAQAVVVERAYGRPIMSAFHALFSMGGLVASVLGGSLIALDVDVRVSLTVAAVLGVVVALSLRPSLVAAPAVVEDAPPRGRAPWTGRVLLLGLLAFALLLGEGVAYDWSTVHLRDSLGSSETVAAFAYGAFSITMTIVRLFADRVVAVWGPAVYVGRAALVGALGLLGAALAPNAELAIAAWAVFGIGLAGCVPQFFSAAGNVDESASGTYLARVTSMGYLGLLAGPSVIGLLTHWVSLTTAFAFPIVGCLAAGLLAPRALAAAPAKEPT from the coding sequence GTGCCCCCCACCAGAGCCCGCGTCGCGACCTTCGGAGTCTTCGGGCTCAACGGGTTCGTGCTCGGCATGTGGATCGTCAACATCCCCACGATCAAGGACCGGACCGGCGTCGACCAGGCCGATCTGGGCCTGATGCTGCTGGTGCTGGGCGCCATGGCGTGGGTCGGCATGCAGCTGGCCGGCCCGGCGATCGACCGCTACGGCAGCCGCCCCGTCGTGACGGTCTCGGCGGTCGGGCTGGCGGCGACCATCCCCGGTCCGGCGCTCGCGACCGACGGGCGGCAGCTCGTCCTCGCGCTGGCGGTCGTCGGCTTCTTCAACGGCATCGTGGACGTGTCCCAGAACGCGCAGGCGGTCGTCGTCGAACGGGCGTACGGGCGGCCGATCATGTCGGCCTTCCACGCCCTGTTCTCGATGGGTGGTCTGGTCGCGTCGGTCCTGGGTGGCAGCCTCATCGCCCTGGACGTCGACGTGCGCGTGAGTCTGACCGTCGCCGCGGTCCTCGGCGTCGTCGTCGCGCTGAGCCTGCGGCCGTCCCTCGTCGCGGCCCCTGCGGTCGTCGAGGACGCCCCTCCCCGCGGGCGCGCGCCGTGGACCGGGCGCGTGCTCCTGCTCGGCCTGCTCGCGTTCGCGCTGCTCCTCGGCGAGGGCGTCGCGTACGACTGGAGCACCGTGCACCTGCGGGACTCGCTCGGCTCGAGCGAGACGGTCGCGGCATTCGCCTACGGCGCGTTCTCGATCACGATGACGATCGTGCGGCTGTTCGCCGACCGGGTCGTCGCCGTCTGGGGGCCCGCGGTGTACGTCGGACGGGCCGCCCTCGTCGGGGCGCTCGGACTGCTGGGCGCCGCCCTCGCTCCCAATGCCGAGCTGGCGATCGCGGCCTGGGCTGTCTTCGGCATCGGGCTCGCCGGTTGCGTCCCCCAGTTCTTCTCCGCGGCGGGCAATGTCGACGAGTCGGCCTCCGGGACGTACCTCGCCCGCGTCACCAGCATGGGCTACCTCGGCCTGCTCGCCGGTCCCTCGGTGATCGGGCTGCTCACGCACTGGGTGTCCCTCACCACCGCATTCGCCTTCCCCATCGTCGGCTGCCTCGCCGCCGGCCTCCTGGCCCCGCGGGCGCTCGCCGCGGCGCCCGCGAAGGAGCCGACGTGA
- the ald gene encoding alanine dehydrogenase, whose product MLVGVPREVKNHEYRVAITPAGVHELVRRGHDVVIEQGAGLGSSITDDEYVAAGAKIFDSADDVWSAAELVLKVKEPVAEEYGRLRAGQTLFTYLHLAASRECTDALLASGTTSIAYETVQLPDRSLPLLAPMSEVAGRLAPQVGFQHLMASNGGRGVLPGGVPGVYPADVVVIGAGVSGVNAAEVARGMGARVEILDLDVSKLRQVDARFTGMITTVASNAFAIEKAVQQADLVIGAVLVPGAKAPKLVTDDLVATMRPGSVLVDIAIDQGGCFESSRPTTHDDPTFMVHDSIFYCVANMPGAVPRTSTYALTNVTLPYAVALADKGWHRAVTDDPALAGGLSTHAGKLVNGPVGEALGLDVTPLADL is encoded by the coding sequence ATGCTGGTCGGTGTCCCCCGCGAGGTCAAGAACCACGAGTACCGCGTCGCCATCACGCCTGCCGGCGTGCACGAGCTGGTCCGTCGCGGCCACGACGTCGTCATCGAGCAGGGCGCCGGCCTGGGCTCGTCCATCACCGACGACGAGTACGTCGCCGCCGGGGCCAAGATCTTCGACAGCGCGGACGACGTGTGGTCCGCGGCCGAGCTCGTGCTGAAGGTCAAGGAGCCGGTCGCCGAGGAGTACGGCCGGCTGCGGGCGGGCCAGACCCTCTTCACGTACCTGCACCTCGCCGCCAGCCGTGAGTGCACCGACGCGCTGCTCGCCTCGGGGACGACCTCGATCGCGTACGAGACCGTCCAGCTGCCCGACCGCTCGCTGCCCCTGCTCGCGCCGATGTCCGAGGTCGCCGGGCGGCTCGCGCCCCAGGTCGGCTTCCAGCACCTCATGGCCAGCAACGGCGGACGCGGGGTGCTGCCGGGCGGCGTGCCGGGCGTCTACCCGGCCGACGTCGTGGTGATCGGCGCCGGCGTCTCGGGCGTCAACGCCGCCGAGGTCGCCCGCGGGATGGGCGCCCGGGTCGAGATCCTCGACCTGGACGTGTCGAAGCTGCGTCAGGTCGATGCCCGCTTCACCGGCATGATCACCACGGTCGCCTCCAACGCGTTCGCGATCGAGAAGGCCGTCCAGCAGGCCGATCTCGTGATCGGCGCCGTGCTGGTGCCCGGCGCCAAGGCGCCCAAGCTCGTCACGGACGACCTCGTCGCCACGATGCGTCCGGGTTCGGTGCTCGTCGACATCGCGATCGACCAGGGCGGCTGCTTCGAGAGCTCCCGCCCCACGACCCACGACGACCCGACCTTCATGGTCCACGACTCGATCTTCTACTGCGTCGCGAACATGCCCGGCGCCGTGCCGCGCACCTCGACGTACGCCCTGACGAACGTCACGCTGCCGTACGCCGTCGCCCTGGCCGACAAGGGCTGGCATCGGGCGGTGACCGACGACCCCGCGCTGGCCGGAGGGCTCAGCACCCACGCGGGCAAGCTCGTCAACGGTCCCGTCGGCGAGGCGCTGGGCCTCGACGTCACCCCGCTCGCCGACCTCTGA
- a CDS encoding GNAT family N-acetyltransferase yields the protein MTDTTSDSLQDLPTLPGPWRARVPGYADIDALVELRRLDELQGTGEAHVDPAGIESEVAGQASWTRRQVVAVGDDDVPRAWITVHDRAAGRALVWGYFDRDVPEIDEIAAAFYDWAESAAISMARLRGVQETRLDESPFADDSRQAGWLRDAGYAKRRTWLHMERPVTPEDASLEPRAGVTVRPVERHENGLPVAADLQVVHRMLEESFEDHFNSYRESFPEFVQRLREDPGHSWDHWWLAYVDPEDGGEPVAAGTVVCSVLTAKEGGAEGTYVEYIGVNRAARGRGVAKSLLAVAIADAAQRGRDRVGLEVDADSPTKADQLYLALGWTPDYATDSWFKDIRLEDLED from the coding sequence ATGACTGACACCACGAGCGACTCCCTCCAGGACCTGCCCACCCTTCCCGGACCCTGGCGTGCTCGCGTCCCCGGCTACGCCGACATCGACGCGCTCGTCGAGCTGCGCCGTCTCGACGAGCTGCAGGGCACGGGTGAGGCACACGTGGATCCGGCCGGCATCGAGTCCGAGGTCGCGGGGCAGGCGTCCTGGACGAGGCGCCAGGTCGTCGCGGTCGGCGACGACGACGTTCCGCGCGCCTGGATCACGGTGCACGACCGGGCCGCGGGACGAGCCCTCGTCTGGGGCTACTTCGACCGCGACGTCCCCGAGATCGACGAGATCGCGGCCGCGTTCTACGACTGGGCCGAGTCGGCGGCGATCTCGATGGCACGTCTGCGCGGCGTCCAGGAGACCCGTCTCGACGAGAGCCCGTTCGCGGACGACAGCCGCCAGGCCGGCTGGCTCCGCGACGCGGGGTACGCGAAGCGACGCACGTGGCTGCACATGGAGCGCCCGGTGACCCCCGAGGACGCCTCCCTCGAGCCCCGCGCCGGCGTGACGGTGCGCCCGGTCGAGCGGCACGAGAACGGCCTCCCCGTCGCGGCCGACCTCCAGGTCGTCCACCGGATGCTCGAGGAGTCGTTCGAGGACCACTTCAACTCGTACCGCGAGAGCTTCCCCGAGTTCGTCCAGCGGCTCCGTGAGGACCCGGGACACAGCTGGGACCACTGGTGGCTGGCGTACGTCGATCCCGAGGACGGCGGCGAGCCGGTCGCGGCCGGCACGGTCGTCTGCTCGGTGCTGACCGCGAAGGAGGGCGGCGCCGAGGGCACGTACGTGGAGTACATCGGCGTCAACCGTGCCGCCCGCGGCCGCGGCGTCGCCAAGTCGCTGCTCGCCGTGGCCATCGCGGACGCCGCCCAGCGGGGTCGTGACCGCGTCGGGCTCGAGGTGGACGCGGACTCGCCGACCAAGGCCGACCAGCTCTATCTCGCTCTCGGCTGGACGCCCGACTACGCGACGGACTCGTGGTTCAAGGACATCCGGCTCGAGGACCTCGAGGACTGA